The proteins below are encoded in one region of Candidatus Protochlamydia phocaeensis:
- a CDS encoding cupin domain-containing protein, translating into MNSNFFFSLGSIKPLVSNQAGSLTCVTAKEVPGFVNTSFANLKLSKRGSLDPIWHANAHKIGYCTQGKVLVVMRTPNGVETFTVKKGEMFFIPHGYVHHIENIGEEESVINFTLSHSYPEMMYLSKAVHSISDSVFNSTFNTSSGFIDGLKKAKNNELIKTLPQQKSVSEDIASQYKFDIEDSAKTVETKGGYLQVGTKANLPVLQELGILGFGLNPKGCVEPHWHTNAGELVYIVKGKTRITVLSPNGHVEVLEVKGGEGAFAPACHFHNIENIGPDQVEVIAFFSHATPDYIGIGEAIGAYSNEVLASIFNVEPAYFNAFKKPEGPLVIVPV; encoded by the coding sequence ATGAATAGCAACTTTTTTTTCAGCTTAGGATCGATTAAACCTCTTGTGAGTAATCAGGCAGGCAGTCTGACATGTGTGACTGCCAAAGAAGTGCCTGGGTTTGTCAATACTTCCTTTGCTAATTTAAAACTAAGCAAACGAGGCTCTTTAGATCCGATTTGGCATGCCAATGCCCATAAAATTGGTTATTGTACGCAGGGAAAGGTTTTAGTGGTTATGCGTACGCCGAACGGAGTGGAAACGTTCACAGTAAAAAAAGGCGAGATGTTTTTCATTCCTCACGGTTATGTGCACCATATTGAAAATATCGGTGAAGAGGAAAGCGTCATCAATTTTACGTTGAGCCATTCCTACCCGGAGATGATGTATTTGTCAAAAGCCGTGCACTCCATTTCGGATAGTGTCTTTAACAGCACGTTTAATACATCTTCTGGCTTTATTGATGGGCTCAAGAAAGCAAAAAATAATGAGCTCATTAAAACGCTTCCTCAGCAGAAGAGCGTTTCAGAAGACATCGCAAGCCAATATAAGTTTGACATCGAAGATAGCGCAAAAACGGTCGAGACGAAAGGGGGCTATTTGCAGGTGGGAACAAAAGCCAATCTTCCCGTTCTGCAAGAATTAGGGATACTGGGATTTGGATTAAATCCAAAAGGCTGTGTAGAGCCGCATTGGCATACCAACGCGGGCGAGCTCGTTTACATCGTCAAAGGAAAAACACGCATTACGGTGCTTTCACCTAATGGACATGTAGAAGTATTAGAAGTGAAGGGCGGAGAAGGGGCCTTTGCTCCCGCTTGTCATTTTCACAATATTGAAAATATTGGTCCGGATCAAGTGGAAGTGATCGCCTTTTTTAGCCATGCCACACCGGACTATATTGGAATAGGGGAAGCCATAGGGGCTTATTCCAACGAAGTGCTCGCCTCTATTTTCAATGTCGAGCCCGCTTACTTTAATGCCTTCAAAAAACCTGAAGGACCGCTTGTCATCGTGCCTGTTTAG